One genomic window of Corynebacterium pseudotuberculosis includes the following:
- the nusG gene encoding transcription termination/antitermination protein NusG: MSDENNSGSFAEAFDDAVEATIAAETEAAEAGVELDEAVEQPVQEVDAEAALAGAVEDGDAEYKARLRKYTRELKKLPGSWYIIQCYSGYENKVKTNLDMRAQTLEVEDSIFDVVVPIEQAVELRDGKRKLVKRKLLPGYVLVRMDINDRSWSVVRDTPGVTSFVGNEGNATPVKHRDVAKFLMPQESVAGDGGESNAVNAEGEKVVAMPGASSKPKVEVDFQVGEAVTILSGALASVSATISAIDTENNKLQALVSIFGRETPVELNFDQVEKVS; the protein is encoded by the coding sequence ATGAGCGACGAGAACAATAGCGGTTCATTTGCCGAGGCTTTTGATGACGCCGTAGAGGCGACCATCGCCGCGGAGACGGAAGCAGCAGAGGCTGGGGTCGAGTTGGATGAGGCAGTCGAGCAGCCTGTCCAGGAAGTAGACGCGGAGGCAGCACTTGCCGGAGCTGTTGAAGATGGCGATGCCGAATATAAGGCGCGTCTGCGTAAGTACACGCGTGAGCTGAAGAAGTTGCCGGGTTCTTGGTATATCATCCAGTGCTATTCCGGCTATGAGAACAAAGTGAAGACCAACCTGGACATGCGTGCGCAGACTCTTGAGGTTGAGGATTCTATCTTTGACGTTGTGGTCCCGATCGAGCAGGCTGTTGAGCTTCGCGACGGCAAACGTAAGCTGGTTAAGCGCAAGCTTCTTCCTGGCTATGTCCTTGTTCGTATGGATATTAATGACCGCTCTTGGTCGGTTGTTCGCGATACCCCTGGTGTGACCAGCTTTGTGGGTAACGAGGGCAACGCAACCCCGGTGAAGCATCGCGATGTGGCTAAGTTCCTCATGCCGCAGGAATCTGTGGCTGGTGACGGCGGCGAGAGCAATGCTGTTAACGCTGAGGGCGAGAAGGTCGTGGCTATGCCGGGCGCATCCAGCAAGCCTAAGGTTGAGGTTGATTTCCAGGTTGGCGAGGCCGTTACGATTCTTTCCGGCGCGCTTGCTTCAGTTTCCGCCACGATCTCTGCTATTGACACCGAGAACAATAAGCTGCAGGCACTGGTGTCTATCTTTGGCCGTGAAACTCCGGTTGAGCTCAACTTTGATCAGGTGGAAAAAGTTAGCTAA
- a CDS encoding lactate/malate family dehydrogenase, producing MHTSKLVVVGVGHVGSYVLSYAMDSGLYSEIATIDIKPGVSKGEAIDQAQSTGVPGTAYTYCHPGDYSDCADADVIIVAAGGSILPDPDDPERMPDRAELAEISGAVIRDVMGNIAAHTKNAVVIFITNPLDAMVHIASTEFDYPTEKIFGTGTMLDSARMRWIIGTELGIDPKSVTGYMMGEHGSTSVPILSRVNVQGLSWDELSAWRGSPLPTAPEIQERVIKAAYDVLLAKGWTNAGVARSANELAKCVLLNEHAVHPICTPLDGEYGLHDVSMSVPTLIGNAGALRKMPPTLNDWELEQIHKSAEFIRETVSRASS from the coding sequence ATGCATACCTCGAAATTAGTTGTTGTTGGCGTGGGGCATGTTGGCTCCTACGTTCTTAGCTACGCAATGGATTCAGGGCTCTACTCAGAGATAGCCACGATTGATATCAAACCGGGTGTGTCCAAGGGTGAGGCCATAGATCAAGCTCAGTCCACAGGTGTCCCCGGCACTGCATACACATACTGTCACCCAGGCGACTATTCCGATTGCGCCGATGCTGACGTGATTATTGTCGCCGCAGGCGGCTCGATCCTTCCGGACCCAGACGATCCGGAGCGCATGCCCGACCGGGCAGAACTCGCGGAGATCAGCGGCGCGGTAATTCGCGATGTCATGGGGAATATCGCAGCACATACTAAGAATGCCGTGGTTATCTTTATCACCAACCCGCTCGATGCTATGGTGCACATCGCCTCCACAGAATTTGATTATCCCACTGAAAAAATCTTTGGGACTGGAACGATGCTAGATTCTGCACGCATGCGTTGGATCATAGGCACTGAACTTGGCATTGACCCCAAATCGGTCACTGGCTACATGATGGGCGAGCATGGCTCCACATCTGTGCCGATCCTCTCTCGGGTCAACGTTCAAGGACTCAGCTGGGATGAGCTTTCTGCATGGCGAGGCAGTCCTCTTCCCACTGCGCCGGAGATCCAAGAACGCGTGATCAAGGCAGCCTATGATGTTCTCTTGGCTAAGGGCTGGACCAATGCGGGAGTGGCTCGATCGGCTAATGAGTTGGCTAAATGCGTGCTGCTTAACGAGCACGCCGTCCATCCCATCTGTACCCCACTCGACGGCGAATATGGGCTTCACGACGTATCCATGTCCGTGCCTACCCTCATTGGTAATGCTGGAGCGCTCCGCAAGATGCCCCCAACGCTCAACGACTGGGAGCTAGAGCAAATACACAAATCCGCCGAGTTTATCCGTGAGACAGTAAGCCGAGCTAGCTCATAA
- a CDS encoding polyprenyl synthetase family protein produces the protein MSNGAEGLSTSTGTRVDLGNPALNEDISAGMTRVEELLQKELCVGEDFIVEKVKHLANAGGKRFRPMFALLASQYGDHPVSEDVIKAAVVVEMTHLATLYHDDVMDEAAKRRGVESANARWNNSVAILAGDILLAHVSRLMADLGTDTVRHFSETFGDLVTGQMRETIGVGEGDPIEHYMAVIREKTGVLIASAGYLGALHSGATADHIEALRAYGAAIGMVFQIVDDIIDIFSDSEDSGKTPGTDLREGVFTLPVLYALREQTPIGEELRATLTGPVTDDTTVARVLDLLTQSTGRDRALADVHHYLNEAEAQLELLPQNATTEALRNLARFTVQRVG, from the coding sequence ATGAGCAACGGTGCCGAAGGATTAAGCACGTCCACCGGTACGCGAGTTGACCTCGGTAACCCCGCCCTCAACGAGGATATTTCCGCCGGCATGACTCGTGTCGAGGAACTACTCCAAAAGGAGCTCTGCGTCGGCGAAGACTTTATCGTGGAGAAGGTCAAGCACCTCGCGAACGCCGGTGGAAAACGTTTCCGGCCCATGTTCGCCCTTTTGGCATCTCAATACGGGGATCATCCCGTGTCTGAGGACGTGATCAAAGCTGCCGTAGTCGTTGAAATGACGCACTTGGCCACCCTCTACCACGATGACGTGATGGATGAAGCTGCTAAACGACGCGGCGTGGAAAGCGCCAACGCGCGTTGGAACAATTCCGTAGCCATTCTGGCCGGCGATATTCTACTGGCCCACGTCTCTCGACTCATGGCTGATTTGGGCACTGATACGGTACGTCACTTCTCCGAAACCTTCGGCGATTTGGTTACTGGCCAAATGCGAGAAACCATCGGTGTGGGGGAAGGCGACCCGATCGAGCATTATATGGCTGTGATCCGGGAAAAGACGGGGGTGCTGATCGCTTCCGCTGGCTACCTAGGCGCGCTGCATTCCGGGGCGACTGCCGATCATATTGAGGCACTCCGGGCATACGGTGCAGCAATCGGTATGGTCTTCCAAATAGTCGACGACATCATAGATATTTTCTCGGATTCTGAAGACTCGGGTAAGACCCCGGGGACCGATCTGCGTGAGGGCGTGTTCACGCTTCCGGTTCTTTATGCACTGCGTGAGCAGACACCAATAGGCGAGGAGCTTCGTGCAACGCTTACAGGGCCAGTGACGGATGACACGACCGTTGCTCGGGTGCTTGACTTGCTGACCCAGTCCACGGGGCGAGACCGGGCGCTTGCAGATGTTCACCACTACCTCAACGAGGCAGAGGCTCAGCTGGAGCTTTTGCCCCAGAATGCAACAACAGAAGCACTGCGCAACCTTGCTCGTTTTACCGTGCAGCGCGTGGGGTAA
- a CDS encoding geranylgeranyl reductase family protein, whose protein sequence is MRVNNSVFSVDVLVVGAGPAGSTAAINAAQRGSTVLLIDAATFPRDKTCGDGLTPRAVHQLEKIGIDVTSRYASKGLKLHGFGGSVTAPWPQSPFGTISSAMPRSEFDELLLNTAQQHSNVQVWQGVTAVSVEASPASSQPTSEFPKAGRIRTVTLDDGRVVAPAFVIVADGVRSTFGKLLGRQWHRGEVYGIAARSYCETPRGDDPWMHSHLELRDDTGTAQPGYGWIFPLGNGTANVGCGALSTDARPAKVNTKKLLQSYAQQQSDEWGFGVPQRVTSALLPMGGAVSNVAGPNWMLIGDAAACVNPLNGEGIDYGMETAALAVSLMGTDADLSHAWPELLRSTYGEAFLLARTAARLLTYPRLLPIAGPLALRKPLGTVIMPAAARLMGNLVSDSDRDLVARLWRFAGTGVSRWRRDSPLWS, encoded by the coding sequence GTGCGCGTGAATAATTCCGTTTTTTCTGTAGACGTGCTCGTGGTAGGTGCTGGCCCTGCCGGCTCCACGGCAGCCATTAATGCCGCACAGCGCGGTTCAACGGTTTTGCTTATCGACGCCGCCACTTTCCCCCGCGACAAAACCTGCGGCGATGGTCTCACGCCCCGAGCAGTGCACCAATTAGAAAAAATTGGGATTGATGTCACCTCTCGCTATGCCTCCAAAGGCCTTAAATTGCATGGCTTCGGGGGATCAGTCACTGCCCCGTGGCCGCAGTCTCCCTTTGGGACAATCAGTTCTGCCATGCCGCGCTCAGAGTTTGATGAGCTGCTTTTAAACACGGCTCAGCAGCACAGTAACGTGCAGGTATGGCAAGGAGTCACTGCGGTTTCTGTAGAAGCCTCCCCCGCTAGCTCCCAGCCCACGAGCGAGTTTCCCAAGGCCGGACGCATCCGCACTGTCACTTTGGACGACGGGCGCGTAGTTGCTCCCGCTTTTGTCATCGTTGCAGACGGTGTGCGTTCCACCTTTGGAAAACTCTTGGGCAGACAGTGGCACCGCGGCGAGGTGTACGGGATTGCGGCACGATCTTATTGCGAGACCCCCAGGGGTGATGACCCATGGATGCATTCCCACTTGGAACTTCGCGACGATACCGGCACCGCACAACCCGGATACGGGTGGATATTTCCATTAGGAAACGGCACCGCGAATGTCGGATGCGGCGCCCTATCCACGGACGCGCGACCAGCAAAGGTTAACACCAAAAAACTTCTTCAAAGCTACGCCCAACAGCAAAGCGACGAATGGGGTTTTGGGGTTCCGCAGCGCGTCACCTCCGCTTTGTTGCCCATGGGAGGCGCCGTAAGCAATGTTGCTGGCCCCAACTGGATGCTTATTGGAGACGCAGCAGCCTGCGTGAACCCTCTCAACGGCGAGGGGATTGATTATGGCATGGAGACTGCGGCGCTGGCAGTTAGCCTTATGGGCACTGATGCGGATCTCTCTCATGCATGGCCTGAGCTGTTGCGCTCCACATATGGGGAGGCATTCTTGCTCGCCCGTACTGCCGCAAGATTACTCACCTACCCACGGCTGCTGCCCATCGCAGGTCCGCTTGCTCTGCGCAAGCCGCTAGGCACCGTCATTATGCCAGCGGCCGCACGGCTCATGGGCAACCTTGTCTCGGACTCCGATCGAGATCTTGTTGCGCGGCTCTGGCGCTTTGCAGGAACCGGCGTGAGCCGCTGGCGCCGCGATAGCCCCTTGTGGTCATAA
- a CDS encoding DUF3592 domain-containing protein yields MSRLPHYPPASIRRRLHQAILALFVAATVGCISMVIGPALNDREISKAPGRTLAKVIDVGTFRSTVEYQDEEGVYHSPRGGLLYPTGLGKGQRVWVTYAKSNPDLVKVQGRGWTLALIPALSTWVVSFMITMTLWWVVTLWYRKHANSDNR; encoded by the coding sequence GTGAGTCGGCTGCCACACTATCCGCCGGCGAGCATCAGGAGGCGCTTGCACCAAGCCATACTGGCACTTTTTGTCGCGGCCACGGTCGGTTGCATCAGCATGGTGATAGGTCCTGCTCTTAATGACCGCGAGATATCAAAGGCGCCGGGTCGCACGCTGGCTAAAGTCATTGATGTGGGTACCTTCCGCTCCACAGTGGAATATCAGGATGAGGAAGGGGTCTATCATTCTCCACGCGGAGGCTTGCTTTATCCCACAGGGCTGGGCAAAGGACAGCGCGTCTGGGTCACCTATGCCAAAAGCAATCCAGACCTGGTAAAGGTGCAGGGGAGGGGATGGACGCTCGCACTTATCCCGGCGCTGAGCACCTGGGTGGTGTCCTTTATGATAACGATGACCCTGTGGTGGGTTGTCACCCTGTGGTACAGAAAACATGCGAATAGCGATAATCGCTGA
- a CDS encoding C1 family peptidase, whose product MNSFVPLNQETLAHLRSQLLDDLAATRARNAVTSVGIDDAALNREAVVKLDHTVEHKLDSLAVTDQKRSGRCWLFAALNVHRHAIAKKLNLENFNFSYSYVQYFDKLERSRFFLTEIRARRDQDIDHRVIAQLLRFAAEDGGWYGYVGNLVHKYGVVPDYAMPEVESAGNTRELNRALSHVLRRGACRIRDAESDTEADAIVDATLRDAQRVITVHLGAPPTEFMWQYRTKDDTFVREGMFTPREFAEKYLPDFNNTVVLAEDPRSDKPKNTRFLVELCTNVVGAQEHNYVNMDMSVLKDAVAASIEAGEPVWFACDVNRQFNRKLGVWDPSILDLAGVYGVALDSTKEERFISGESQPTHAMVLSGFDRNSDGSIRAWRVENSWGSQLNDQKTELVGAGYATMSDEWFEDNVFYVAIKRDFVPEKLHKVLDTEPVRLPAYDLMF is encoded by the coding sequence ATGAATTCCTTTGTCCCGCTTAACCAAGAAACCCTTGCGCATTTGCGCTCGCAGCTGCTTGATGATCTCGCTGCTACCCGAGCTCGCAATGCGGTTACCTCCGTGGGGATTGATGACGCCGCACTTAATAGAGAGGCTGTGGTCAAGCTCGATCACACTGTAGAACACAAGCTTGACTCACTGGCGGTGACCGACCAAAAGCGCTCGGGACGGTGCTGGTTATTTGCTGCATTGAATGTGCATCGCCATGCAATAGCAAAAAAGCTTAATCTGGAAAATTTTAATTTTTCGTACTCGTATGTGCAGTACTTTGACAAGTTGGAACGCTCTCGGTTCTTTTTAACGGAAATACGAGCACGAAGAGACCAGGATATTGATCACAGGGTGATTGCACAGCTGCTACGTTTCGCGGCTGAGGATGGGGGATGGTACGGCTATGTTGGAAATCTGGTGCATAAATATGGTGTGGTTCCGGATTATGCCATGCCAGAAGTCGAGTCTGCGGGAAATACCAGGGAACTGAATCGGGCATTGTCACATGTCTTGCGTCGCGGGGCATGCCGAATACGGGATGCCGAGAGTGACACGGAAGCTGACGCCATCGTGGATGCCACGCTTAGGGATGCTCAGCGTGTGATCACTGTGCATTTGGGGGCGCCGCCGACTGAGTTTATGTGGCAATACCGCACTAAAGACGACACTTTTGTCAGGGAAGGTATGTTTACGCCACGTGAGTTTGCAGAAAAGTATTTGCCAGATTTTAACAACACGGTAGTGCTTGCTGAGGACCCGCGGAGTGACAAGCCAAAGAACACCCGTTTCCTGGTGGAATTGTGCACCAACGTTGTTGGCGCACAAGAGCATAACTACGTCAATATGGATATGAGCGTGCTTAAAGATGCCGTGGCCGCAAGCATTGAAGCGGGGGAGCCTGTGTGGTTTGCATGTGACGTGAATCGGCAGTTTAACCGCAAACTAGGAGTATGGGATCCCTCGATCCTTGACCTGGCCGGAGTGTATGGCGTGGCGCTCGATTCTACAAAAGAGGAGCGTTTCATTTCTGGAGAATCTCAGCCGACTCATGCGATGGTACTCAGTGGCTTTGACCGTAATAGTGACGGTTCCATACGTGCTTGGCGGGTGGAAAATTCCTGGGGTTCCCAACTGAATGACCAAAAAACAGAGCTCGTGGGCGCAGGCTACGCCACCATGTCGGACGAGTGGTTTGAGGATAACGTTTTCTATGTTGCTATAAAACGTGATTTTGTTCCGGAGAAACTACATAAAGTTTTGGACACGGAGCCTGTCCGACTTCCGGCTTATGACCTGATGTTTTAG
- the rplK gene encoding 50S ribosomal protein L11 has product MAPKKKVTGLIKLQIQAGQANPAPPVGPALGAHGVNIMEFCKAYNAATENQRGSVVPVEITVYEDRSFEFKLKTPPAAKLLLKAAGLQKGSGVPHTQKVGKVTMEQVREIAQTKLEDLNANDIDNAARIIAGTARSMGIVVED; this is encoded by the coding sequence ATGGCTCCGAAGAAGAAGGTCACCGGCCTTATTAAGCTGCAGATCCAGGCTGGCCAGGCTAACCCGGCTCCGCCAGTTGGTCCGGCTCTTGGTGCTCATGGCGTGAACATCATGGAGTTCTGCAAGGCTTACAATGCTGCAACGGAGAACCAGCGCGGCAGCGTTGTTCCTGTTGAGATCACCGTTTATGAAGATCGCTCTTTCGAGTTCAAGCTGAAGACCCCGCCAGCAGCTAAGTTGCTGCTCAAGGCTGCTGGTCTGCAGAAGGGCTCCGGCGTCCCGCACACCCAGAAGGTGGGCAAGGTCACCATGGAGCAGGTCCGCGAGATCGCTCAGACCAAGCTGGAAGACCTCAACGCTAACGACATCGATAACGCTGCTCGCATCATCGCTGGTACTGCCCGTTCCATGGGCATCGTTGTTGAGGACTAA
- the rplA gene encoding 50S ribosomal protein L1, translated as MGNKKSKAYRAAAEKIDKGRLYTPLKAAELVKETSSKNYDATIDVAIRLGVDPRKADQLVRGTVSLPNGTGKTVRVAVFAEGEKATEAEAAGADIVGTTELIEQITAGTINFDVAIATPDQMAKVGRVARVLGPRGLMPNPKTGTVTTDVAKAIADVKGGKISFRVDKAANLHAVIGKASFDAKALAENYGALLDEINRIKPSSSKGIYVKKVTLASTSGPGVPVDTSIQKNYTAE; from the coding sequence ATGGGCAACAAAAAATCTAAGGCATACCGCGCCGCCGCTGAGAAGATCGACAAGGGTCGTCTCTACACCCCGCTGAAGGCTGCTGAGCTGGTCAAGGAGACTTCCTCCAAGAACTACGACGCAACCATCGACGTTGCTATCCGTCTCGGCGTTGATCCTCGCAAGGCTGATCAGCTGGTTCGCGGCACCGTTTCCCTTCCTAACGGAACCGGTAAGACTGTTCGTGTTGCTGTTTTCGCTGAGGGCGAGAAGGCTACCGAGGCTGAGGCAGCAGGCGCAGACATCGTGGGTACCACCGAGCTGATCGAGCAGATCACCGCTGGCACCATCAACTTCGATGTTGCGATCGCAACCCCAGACCAGATGGCTAAAGTAGGACGCGTTGCTCGCGTTCTCGGCCCCCGTGGTCTGATGCCTAACCCTAAGACCGGTACCGTTACCACTGACGTTGCCAAGGCAATCGCCGATGTCAAGGGCGGAAAGATCTCCTTCCGTGTGGATAAGGCTGCTAACCTGCACGCTGTTATTGGTAAGGCTTCCTTTGACGCTAAAGCTCTCGCTGAGAACTATGGCGCACTGCTCGATGAGATCAACCGCATCAAGCCTTCCTCTTCTAAGGGCATTTACGTTAAGAAGGTCACCCTTGCATCGACCTCCGGCCCTGGTGTTCCTGTTGACACCTCCATCCAGAAGAACTACACCGCTGAGTAA
- the secE gene encoding preprotein translocase subunit SecE has translation MTEQQPEKVGAASRPTGKRQLAGVNTTSTSSYEAKKVAPAGDSEGKKNNKVVAFVPEVASEMKKVIWPTAKQMINYTLIVFAFLILMTALVAGVDFVAGLGVEKVLTR, from the coding sequence GTGACTGAACAACAGCCTGAGAAGGTGGGCGCTGCATCGCGTCCTACCGGTAAACGCCAGCTCGCTGGTGTGAACACCACCTCCACTTCTTCTTATGAGGCTAAGAAGGTCGCACCTGCGGGAGACAGTGAGGGCAAGAAGAACAACAAGGTTGTTGCCTTTGTGCCTGAAGTTGCCTCGGAGATGAAGAAGGTCATTTGGCCTACTGCTAAGCAGATGATCAACTACACACTTATCGTCTTCGCATTCCTTATTCTCATGACTGCACTTGTTGCAGGCGTAGATTTTGTTGCGGGGCTGGGAGTTGAGAAGGTCCTTACCCGCTAG
- a CDS encoding demethylmenaquinone methyltransferase, translating into MAKASLEKNPFDVAKMFDGVGKNYDITNTVLSFGQDRKWREKTRERLNLQPGERVLDLAAGTAVSTVELGKSGAWVVACDFSQGMLAAGKERDVPKVVGDGMQLPFADNSFDAVTISYGLRNVHDFQAALREMARVTKPGGRLTIAEFSTPNVPGFKTIYKEYLTRLLPLIAKAVGTNPEAYEYLAESIRAWPEREELARAINNNGWSDAGWQNLSLGIVALHSAVKPEHNG; encoded by the coding sequence GTGGCTAAGGCATCTTTGGAAAAGAACCCCTTCGACGTGGCAAAAATGTTCGATGGTGTGGGAAAGAATTATGACATCACGAACACCGTGCTGAGCTTTGGGCAAGATCGCAAGTGGCGTGAGAAGACCCGCGAACGCTTAAATCTTCAGCCCGGTGAAAGGGTTCTGGATCTAGCAGCCGGTACCGCAGTATCTACGGTAGAACTAGGAAAATCCGGGGCATGGGTTGTGGCCTGCGATTTTTCTCAGGGAATGCTCGCCGCGGGGAAAGAACGAGACGTTCCCAAGGTAGTGGGGGACGGGATGCAGCTGCCTTTTGCTGATAATTCCTTTGACGCGGTCACTATCTCCTATGGCCTGCGTAACGTCCATGATTTCCAGGCGGCTCTCCGCGAGATGGCGCGGGTGACCAAACCTGGTGGCCGGCTTACTATAGCGGAGTTCTCCACTCCTAACGTCCCCGGCTTTAAAACTATCTACAAAGAGTATTTGACCAGGCTCTTGCCGCTGATAGCTAAAGCGGTGGGGACAAACCCAGAGGCTTATGAATACCTCGCTGAGTCGATCCGCGCTTGGCCAGAACGAGAAGAGCTGGCTCGTGCTATTAATAACAACGGCTGGTCTGATGCCGGTTGGCAGAATCTCTCTCTTGGGATTGTTGCGCTGCATTCTGCTGTGAAGCCTGAACATAACGGCTAA
- a CDS encoding glycosyltransferase family 4 protein, giving the protein MRIAIIAESFLPAVNGVTNSVLRVLEHTQRCGHEAMVIAPGARDGEEEIRSYCGASIYRVPTVMVPLINSLPIGIPLGLRELLQAFRPDVVHLASPYALAARGAFVARNLGLPCVAVFQTDIAGFSHRYHLRCLERTSWAWTRAFHNAATLTLTLAPSRSAAAALNVHGIERVKPWGRGVDLELFHPDRRDEKLARNWGADNRIVVGYVGRLAAEKGVHRLVDLACDNNIQLVIVGDGPERKNLEKQLPCAIFTGGLTGLDLARAYASFDVFVHPGEFETFCQTIQEAKASGIPVISVAEGGPRDLIDNRSGVLLPLIHDSLVGLSQSVYEVFENREDLSKTARQSVEDKSWARVCDQLFRYYQEAMITLDNRG; this is encoded by the coding sequence ATGCGAATAGCGATAATCGCTGAATCCTTTCTCCCCGCTGTCAATGGGGTAACCAACTCAGTGCTGCGCGTACTCGAGCACACGCAGCGATGTGGGCATGAAGCCATGGTGATCGCGCCGGGTGCACGAGATGGCGAAGAAGAAATCCGTTCCTATTGTGGAGCGAGTATTTATCGAGTGCCGACTGTGATGGTGCCGCTCATCAATTCCCTCCCCATCGGAATTCCTTTAGGTCTTCGGGAACTGTTGCAAGCTTTTAGGCCCGATGTAGTGCATCTCGCATCACCTTATGCATTGGCTGCCCGCGGCGCCTTTGTTGCGAGAAATCTAGGACTGCCCTGTGTAGCGGTCTTTCAGACAGACATTGCGGGCTTTAGCCACAGGTACCACCTGCGGTGCTTGGAACGCACTAGTTGGGCTTGGACACGGGCTTTTCACAATGCAGCTACCCTTACCCTTACCCTCGCCCCTTCTCGGTCGGCGGCGGCAGCCTTGAATGTGCATGGCATAGAACGGGTTAAGCCCTGGGGGCGTGGAGTAGATCTGGAGTTGTTTCATCCAGATCGTAGGGACGAAAAGCTTGCGCGCAACTGGGGCGCGGATAATCGCATTGTGGTGGGATATGTGGGCAGACTAGCTGCGGAAAAAGGTGTGCATAGACTCGTCGATCTAGCGTGCGACAACAACATTCAACTGGTGATCGTAGGCGATGGGCCAGAGCGTAAGAACTTAGAAAAACAGCTTCCATGCGCGATTTTTACTGGAGGGCTCACGGGCCTTGACTTGGCTAGGGCCTATGCCAGCTTCGACGTGTTTGTGCATCCTGGCGAGTTTGAGACTTTTTGCCAGACAATTCAGGAGGCCAAAGCCTCTGGTATCCCGGTTATTTCTGTGGCGGAAGGCGGGCCGAGAGATTTGATAGATAACAGATCGGGTGTGTTGTTACCGCTTATCCATGACTCACTGGTGGGACTATCACAATCCGTCTATGAGGTCTTTGAAAATCGCGAAGATTTGAGCAAAACTGCACGCCAGAGCGTGGAAGATAAGTCGTGGGCCCGAGTTTGTGATCAACTTTTCCGCTATTACCAAGAAGCGATGATTACACTGGATAACCGTGGCTAA